TCTCGCTCCTCGAGACAACTTGCACGCCAGATTCCTTCTCAACTAATTCAGGCAAACAACGTCCAGAGTTCTAGACAAATGAGGACTAGAATTCACATCAAGTGTTAAGTTTCACAGGTATCCCCAGAGTCCCTGCATGCTCATTCTCCACCAGGAAGTTCACAACTAACAGCAAGGAGGGTAACTGACCTCCTGTGTGAGAAGAAAGTAAAAGTCAAAGAACAGATTTTGTCTTTGATGCATTGACAAAATGGCAAGTTGAAGGTTTGTGGATCCTTTTCCCTTTCCAGACAGATGGATCAGTGATAGGAAAACAAGGTTAAGCACTCATGATAAGCACATGGGTTTTGCTAGAGAATTCCTACATTGGGCTGGGAAAGTGGCTTTCAGAGAGGCAGACACCACACTAGATCATGTTTGAATGTGGATAGCATTGCTAAGGAAATTGACTTTATGCTGGTGGTGTCTTAAAACTACACAGACTCAGCCACTAGAGCTGTTGCTCTCAGTCAGTGCTTATTGGATGTGCTGTGGTAGACTTGAGGGTGGTGGGAATGTCATTTTTCCTGCAAGGCACTTGTTATTCCATATACTTGCCAAACCTGAAGAGCAGCAAGGTCTGGGGTTGCAGGGAGTTGTGAAAGCAGCAGAGGGCTGCCTGAGGAGAGCAGGGCTCCACGGAAAGTACCTCCTCATTGGCTGGCCATTTGACTGGTTGCTGCTCAGCTTTCCCTAGTAAGAGAGGGAGTCAGCCGCAGAGGGCAAGTCTTGATGACACTGAACATGTTTCTAGAGCACTGTTTTCCCCCCTCAGTTCTGTATCTCTTCTATttttattgatacagagatgaatCCCTGGCGTTGGTGAGATCTATGCAAGACAGAAGTTGAAACAATGGGTCTTTTTCCATCTTCTTATGAGAATTAAGATGTATGGGAAAATCCGTTGGAATGCAACCTAGGACTGCTTAAGTCAGAACAAAGGGAGCCGTCCACACCCACCTGGGCAGGTCACCCTGAACTTGGGTCTGGAATTGAGCCTGAGGCTTGCTTGACTCCCTGCAGCTCTGGGACCTCAGCTCACTTCTGCCTCAGATGTGGCAGCTCTTTCACAGGCTCTACTTGAAACCTCATAGCTTCTCCCTGCCAGAAAAAGCCTTAAAGCTGTAACATCCACCCCAGCTGCCAGCAGCAAAAAGAGGTCAGCCCCACAGCAGTGCTGACCAACTTGGCTCAAAGCCCCAGCTAATCATCGTGATCTAGACACAACTGCACATCTCTCCATAAGGAGACATGAGGGAAATGGTGACAAAAATATACTTTTCTCAGACCAGGGCAATACTTGCAAAAGgagagaggaatttttttcttgaaaaatgtttaactcaggttaaaaaaaaaaagttgtaaaagTTACAGCCTAATCGTGACTAAATGAGCAAAAAATACACATACGCTTTTCTAGAAGGAATACAAAAATAGTCTCTGAATTTTACTTGTCAGTTTACTtgtaatttgtctatttttaccAGCATGAATTAAAGTTTTTCCAACTtaatttttagtcttttttttctcctttaagaaTCTTGGTTTTATCTGGCTTAGGAATTAATTTCTGATTAGAAATGAACTCCTAACTTGCTATGTATGGCCAATCCTTTCCCAGCTACAGATGGAAAAGGCCTTCCTAAATTGAAGCAAGTAAGAAATCACTACCATTCCAGGAATTCAATTCCACCCCTTAGGATAAACCTCTACTAGCATCACTAAAGGATTGGGCTGAGCCAGGTCAGACGTTGGTACACAGGTTCCATTATGGAGATCATAGTGTTTGGTCCTAAACCTTGTCCAATTATCTCAGACTGCCAGGTGAACATTCAGTACTCAGGTGACTGCCAAGCACCTACCCCATCATGGGCATGTGGCGGTTCCAGCAACCACCCAGTACCCTGAAGCATTCAGCTCTTCACAGGCTTAGCATCACAGCAGGATTTTGCTTTTTGAGGAAGGGCACCTTCTGGCCACCTCAGCTAGGCAGGCTTCTCACCCCGGGGAAGCCTTAAACCCTGGGGCCCAGCTTCCTACTACTATGGCCCTGCTTTAAGTGAAGTGCTTGACAGGTGCTGCTCTGTTGGTTTCTCAGGTTTTCACTGTCTTGGTCTTGCTGATAAGGGTTTAAATACTTTTGTCTTTCTGAATTTCTCATTATCCACCTCCCCTGCTTTCCACCCACCTTCCTGCATGAGCTCTGCCTTAGCCACACAATGGCCAGTCCTCCCCTCTTGGGACCTCTTTCCTTCACTCAATTTAATTTCAAAGTTGGGAAAAATTGCACTTAAGAATGAAtcatccattttattttattttgtcatgtgctcacagcatctctctctctccctctcaatctccccctctctcctctccctggcaGGTCagacataaattaaaaataaaatctacaaggaaaataatttataaaagcaCTTCCCAGGCTCCTGCCTTCTATCCTTACTGCTCAGTTAGAATACCACCCCTGCCAAGTGAGGGACAGATTCAGCGCCCCCTACCCCCAACTCACTCCTGGTAGTCCGGGGCAGACAGAACTCAGCCAGGCCAGGGTGTGATGGGGGCAGCAGTGGCAAACAAACAGGAAAACACACTGGTTCTGAACTATCTGGCCATCTTGGCActcccctctctgcctcccccaggCAGTCCTCCAGGAGCCCTTGCTGAGCTAGGGGTGTGGAGAAGCTGCCTGTGGCTGAGAGCCTGTGGGGAGGTACTCTCAGCCCCCATTACATGCACTTCTCATTCTCCTAGAAAGAAACCCAATGAAGAAAGACAGAGACCTCGGGACAGAGGAGAAAAATCCCAAGTGTTCACACAGTTACACGGAGTCTTTATGGCAAAGAGAACATTTAGCAGCTTTGAATATTGGGGTATCTCCTTTTTACTCAACACAAGCATTCTAGACCCTATAAGTGAAACCGGGCCCAAGCCCTAAAAAAATCAAAGCGCGAGAAATTCTAAGAGGACTAGTTTGTTGTCGCTGGGTTTGGTAGTTTTCTCCAGTGCCGAGCCCAGTTGGTGGGGGAGATCTGAGGGAAGGGTCACTTCCCAGTGTTGTGCTGAATACTGCTTGGCTTCTCTACATCACCCACTGCCACCAGGCAGCCCCCAGGTGGCGGCAGGCCCAACACTGGGGGCACTGCCAGCACCCCAGCTGCAGAGGAGCCCCAAGCAGCAGCGAGGGGTGCGAGGGGGTGGGAGAGAAcagcaaacacatgcaggctCCCAGGGAGCCGTGAGTGCCTCAGCTCAGGTGTCTGGGCACAGGAGGAGATGGAGTGGCAGGGCAGTGAGTGACATGCTCGGTGTTAGGACTACTGCAACACGCGGCCTCGTGACCCTTTCCTGTTCACTCTACCTTCAGACCCTAACCCTCTAAGCCACCGTTGGGTCCCAGCAGCCCCCCTCAGCCTGAAACACTACAGGAGGCAGCCAGGAGCCCCCTTTCAGGGACACCAAAGTGCAGGAGCAGAAAGAGTTCACAAAGCCCCTCCCAGAGCCCACCCTGGGGTGTAgtccacccctcccctggggtGAAGTGGGGTTCACTCATACCAATGACCTAATCCCACCAGAAGGCTGCTGCTTGGAATTCTGGCCAGAGCCAACCTTAACCTGACCTTTTTTCTTCCCACTTTGATTTTttgggtttttgtccttccttccttccttggagGAATGAGCCATTCCTCTCCTCTCACAAGTCCCTTCCCTTTGTCAGCCTCCAGCTATGCCAGCACCAACCCTTCCCACGAAGGAAAGGGGTAGGGGTGAGGACCCTGTCCACACAGATGGTCTGGCCACTCCCACCCCCCAGCAGGGGAAGATGAGCCAGACACGCCAGTGCCCACTGCCTCCTGTCCACTGACCCACAGTCAACCCATCTGAGAATTATCTATCAGATAAGAAGGCATTAAAGTCCCCACCAGAggtccaggcccaggcccagccctTCTCCAGTTTCCAACCTGGTGAGTGCCaaccccccatcctccccaggctcaCTTTCTCCGGTCCTTTGGCTTCCTCTCCTGTCGCCGGGCCTGCTGGTCGGCCAAGGTGCGGGGAATGAGGAGGACACTGCCATCCCCCGCATATTGGAGCGCATACTGACTGGGTGAGTAGGGTCGCCCATTCTCATCCCGCAGCCGCCCAAACACCTCCTGGTACAGGCTCTGGACCTTCTGCTTCATCTGCCTCAGGGACCGGAGGAACTCCACCTTCTCACGCAGCAGCCGAGCTTTATCACGCTGCAGATCCTCCACATCCCGCTCCAGGTTCAGGATGGTGTCCAGCTTGCGCTTGCGGCAGTTCTGCGCCGCCATCTTGTTCTTGCCCCGGCGCCGGATGTCGCGGATGAGGCTCAGCTGGGCTTCACTCAGCTGGTATTTGGATAGCAGCTCATTGAACTCCTCAACAGGCAAGTTGATGATTTTGTCATTGGTGAAGGGGATCTTCATTGCTCGGGCTCGATGCTCATCCCGGCTCATCTGCTTGTCTAAGAAGTCAGCCTGCTTCTCCTTGCTGCCTTTCTTGAGGGCGCTGGGTGGTGGCAGGTCGGCAGAGTCGAGGGCACTGGGCGCCATGTTGTACGTGTGGTTGTGGCCCACGTGCTCCAAGTAGGGCAGGCAGGAGAGCTGAGACGGATCCTGGTAGCTCATGCGGCAGAACTTGGAATACTCAGGCTGGTAGCCCACAGCGCCCTCAGCCTCTTCCAGGTCCAGAGTCTCAGAGTCAGAGCTGTAGCCAACAGCACCCTCCTcggaaaaggaggaagaggatgaggaagaagcggaggaagaggaggaagaggaagaggaagaagagctgCCTTCAGAGCTGCTCATGGAGGAAGGGCTATGGCTGGAGTCCAAGGAGAGGCCTGAGTCGGAGTCAAATTCCTCTTCGAGCTGGGAGGCCTGCACAGGGTTAAAGCCTTCCTCAATGGCCAGGTCCATCAGGCTGATCTCGTCCAGCATGGCTTCATCTAACAGACCACCCAGTGGGTCAGGCAGCTCGGGGCCTGCTGTGTCATTGGCTGTGCCATTGAGCTGGGGCGGAAAGAAGAGCCCTGCCAGGTTGGTGGAGCCAAAGGTGGAGTTGAGGCTGGTGGAATTGCTGGGGGCCAGTGGGAGCAGCGTGGAGGTGCCAGCCACAGGCAGGCTTTCCACCTCAGGGCTGAAGAGTGAGAAATCCTGGCTGCAGCCCCCCAGGGACGCCTGATGCAGGCTGACATTCTGATTGATGGGAGTGTTGGGAGCAAGGCTGTAGTTGGTACTCAGTGGGTCTCCAGGAGGGGCACTATACAGGATCTCATTTGTTGAAGTGTTCACTTCCATGGCCTGGTGGGGGAGAAGAGCACCACTGTTCACTCAGAGCAGACTCCCTCCCCAGACACGGCTGGGGCCACACCAGCAGGCCCCCAACACAGCACAGCTGATGGATATAAAGGCAAGAGACGGGAACCAGAGCCCATGGCAGCAGCTCCTGGCTCCACTTGGTCCACCAGGCCTGGCAGAGATGGGCCCCACCCTAATGCAGGACTGACTGGCTCCTGGTCATGTCTGGCCAGACTCCCTCACCTTGGAAGGAgaggaataaaacacctaaccaCTTAACCTCCCTGGGCTTTCAACTTCCTCACCTGTAAATAACAAAGGGCTGACTAGATGATTTTGAGGGCCAAGTGAGATGAGGACGGCTGTAAAGCACTGCATGAACGTCAGCTTTTGTTAATACTAAACCTTGGAAGCACCTAGCCAAGTGGTTATCTACTGGAAGGAAAGAAAGTGGTCATACCTAGGAAGCCAGCCTGCGTTAGAAGGCTCACCTCCAGGGTTTTAACCCAAACCccactctgactacacccactgcCCCAAGGAGACACCTGGACAATTACCTCTCAGTGTACCCACTTCTTATGGGTCAGACAGGGAGGTGTTACTCTTTCTCTTGCCAGAGATGTAAATGTAACTGTGCACTAAGACACCCCACATAAAGGCCAGCAGGCCTGTGCCCTGGTTCAATGATCCTACCTGCATTTCCATGATGGACATGAGATCTTGCCACTGCTGTTCCAAATCAAATGGCGACTCTGTCCCCGTCAGGAGAGGAGACAAGAGGTTATTCTGAAGACCTGGGGGCTCACTCTCACTAGGCACTGCTTCTGATATGCTGGAAATGTCTGCTGGAAACTAGGGCGAAACACAGAGGCTTTAGCAGGGGAAAGCCAGACCACCTCTGCTTTCCTCCCAGAGACTACCACCTGAGGTtctgtctcttccttcctctGATTTCACCCCCAGCAGCCAGAACAAAGCCAGCACCAAGAGCTGCCCCTCAGGCGGCTGCGGAGGGACACACCGTGTGCAGGCAGCCCTGCTGGCTCAATGGGCTCTTCCTGGAGTCCTGCTCACCTCAGCATTCTCCCCAAAGGGGCAGGTGGCCTCCAGCAGCCTAAGGCACTCTTCCAGGGACAGGGCCGTCTGGTCCTCCCCACCAGGCACCTGTGGCAACAGCAACTGTAAGTCTGACTGACCTGGGCCTTGGCTGCCTGCAGGCACAGCCTCTTCCCCAGCCTTTCCAAGGGGAAGCTGAAGGAGGACACGCATGGTTGGACACCTGTGCTCCCCCTCTGTTCTGGGCTAACGGCTGACCCACGGTCCCAAACTCCAGGGGAGACCAGAGGAAGAGTGAAGGAGTCCGACTCAAGCAGGAAGCTGCTAGGTGTTTTGCCTCTGTGCTATGTGTCACCGAAGCCTGGCCCCTCTGCCTCTGTTGCTCATCCACTCCCCCTTCCTCAGCCCACTCACTGTGACTTAGAGACCCCAACCCAAAATATATATTCTGGTCCATCCCACAGATACGACCTGCTTTCTCTAAGGAGGAGTTTCTGAAAGTGG
The sequence above is a segment of the Manis pentadactyla isolate mManPen7 chromosome 4, mManPen7.hap1, whole genome shotgun sequence genome. Coding sequences within it:
- the NFE2L1 gene encoding endoplasmic reticulum membrane sensor NFE2L1 isoform X1 — its product is MLSLKKYLTEGLLQFTILLSLIGVRVDVDTYLTSQLPPLREIILGPSSAYTQTQFHNLRNTLDGYGIHPKSIDLDNYFTARRLLSQVRALDRFQVPTTEVNAWLVHRDPEGSVPGSQPSSGLALESSSGLQDVTGPDNGVRESETEQGFSEDLEDLGAVAPPVSGDLTKEDIDLIDILWRQDIDLGAGREIFDYSHRQKEQDVDKEVRGGAEQDDTWPGEGAEALVRNLLVDGETGESFPAQVPGGEDQTALSLEECLRLLEATCPFGENAEFPADISSISEAVPSESEPPGLQNNLLSPLLTGTESPFDLEQQWQDLMSIMEMQAMEVNTSTNEILYSAPPGDPLSTNYSLAPNTPINQNVSLHQASLGGCSQDFSLFSPEVESLPVAGTSTLLPLAPSNSTSLNSTFGSTNLAGLFFPPQLNGTANDTAGPELPDPLGGLLDEAMLDEISLMDLAIEEGFNPVQASQLEEEFDSDSGLSLDSSHSPSSMSSSEGSSSSSSSSSSSSASSSSSSSFSEEGAVGYSSDSETLDLEEAEGAVGYQPEYSKFCRMSYQDPSQLSCLPYLEHVGHNHTYNMAPSALDSADLPPPSALKKGSKEKQADFLDKQMSRDEHRARAMKIPFTNDKIINLPVEEFNELLSKYQLSEAQLSLIRDIRRRGKNKMAAQNCRKRKLDTILNLERDVEDLQRDKARLLREKVEFLRSLRQMKQKVQSLYQEVFGRLRDENGRPYSPSQYALQYAGDGSVLLIPRTLADQQARRQERKPKDRRK
- the NFE2L1 gene encoding endoplasmic reticulum membrane sensor NFE2L1 isoform X4, whose protein sequence is MLSLKKYLTEGLLQFTILLSLIGVRVDVDTYLTSQLPPLREIILGPSSAYTQTQFHNLRNTLDGYGIHPKSIDLDNYFTARRLLSQVRALDRFQVPTTEVNAWLVHRDPEGSVPGSQPSSGLALESSSGLQDVTGPDNGVRESETEQGFSEDLEDLGAVAPPVSGDLTKEDIDLGAGREIFDYSHRQKEQDVDKEVRGGAEQDDTWPGEGAEALVRNLLVDGETGESFPAQFPADISSISEAVPSESEPPGLQNNLLSPLLTGTESPFDLEQQWQDLMSIMEMQAMEVNTSTNEILYSAPPGDPLSTNYSLAPNTPINQNVSLHQASLGGCSQDFSLFSPEVESLPVAGTSTLLPLAPSNSTSLNSTFGSTNLAGLFFPPQLNGTANDTAGPELPDPLGGLLDEAMLDEISLMDLAIEEGFNPVQASQLEEEFDSDSGLSLDSSHSPSSMSSSEGSSSSSSSSSSSSASSSSSSSFSEEGAVGYSSDSETLDLEEAEGAVGYQPEYSKFCRMSYQDPSQLSCLPYLEHVGHNHTYNMAPSALDSADLPPPSALKKGSKEKQADFLDKQMSRDEHRARAMKIPFTNDKIINLPVEEFNELLSKYQLSEAQLSLIRDIRRRGKNKMAAQNCRKRKLDTILNLERDVEDLQRDKARLLREKVEFLRSLRQMKQKVQSLYQEVFGRLRDENGRPYSPSQYALQYAGDGSVLLIPRTLADQQARRQERKPKDRRK
- the NFE2L1 gene encoding endoplasmic reticulum membrane sensor NFE2L1 isoform X2, whose amino-acid sequence is MLSLKKYLTEGLLQFTILLSLIGVRVDVDTYLTSQLPPLREIILGPSSAYTQTQFHNLRNTLDGYGIHPKSIDLDNYFTARRLLSQVRALDRFQVPTTEVNAWLVHRDPEGSVPGSQPSSGLALESSSGLQDVTGPDNGVRESETEQGFSEDLEDLGAVAPPVSGDLTKEDIDLGAGREIFDYSHRQKEQDVDKEVRGGAEQDDTWPGEGAEALVRNLLVDGETGESFPAQVPGGEDQTALSLEECLRLLEATCPFGENAEFPADISSISEAVPSESEPPGLQNNLLSPLLTGTESPFDLEQQWQDLMSIMEMQAMEVNTSTNEILYSAPPGDPLSTNYSLAPNTPINQNVSLHQASLGGCSQDFSLFSPEVESLPVAGTSTLLPLAPSNSTSLNSTFGSTNLAGLFFPPQLNGTANDTAGPELPDPLGGLLDEAMLDEISLMDLAIEEGFNPVQASQLEEEFDSDSGLSLDSSHSPSSMSSSEGSSSSSSSSSSSSASSSSSSSFSEEGAVGYSSDSETLDLEEAEGAVGYQPEYSKFCRMSYQDPSQLSCLPYLEHVGHNHTYNMAPSALDSADLPPPSALKKGSKEKQADFLDKQMSRDEHRARAMKIPFTNDKIINLPVEEFNELLSKYQLSEAQLSLIRDIRRRGKNKMAAQNCRKRKLDTILNLERDVEDLQRDKARLLREKVEFLRSLRQMKQKVQSLYQEVFGRLRDENGRPYSPSQYALQYAGDGSVLLIPRTLADQQARRQERKPKDRRK
- the NFE2L1 gene encoding endoplasmic reticulum membrane sensor NFE2L1 isoform X3, with amino-acid sequence MLSLKKYLTEGLLQFTILLSLIGVRVDVDTYLTSQLPPLREIILGPSSAYTQTQFHNLRNTLDGYGIHPKSIDLDNYFTARRLLSQVRALDRFQVPTTEVNAWLVHRDPEGSVPGSQPSSGLALESSSGLQDVTGPDNGVRESETEQGFSEDLEDLGAVAPPVSGDLTKEDIDLIDILWRQDIDLGAGREIFDYSHRQKEQDVDKEVRGGAEQDDTWPGEGAEALVRNLLVDGETGESFPAQFPADISSISEAVPSESEPPGLQNNLLSPLLTGTESPFDLEQQWQDLMSIMEMQAMEVNTSTNEILYSAPPGDPLSTNYSLAPNTPINQNVSLHQASLGGCSQDFSLFSPEVESLPVAGTSTLLPLAPSNSTSLNSTFGSTNLAGLFFPPQLNGTANDTAGPELPDPLGGLLDEAMLDEISLMDLAIEEGFNPVQASQLEEEFDSDSGLSLDSSHSPSSMSSSEGSSSSSSSSSSSSASSSSSSSFSEEGAVGYSSDSETLDLEEAEGAVGYQPEYSKFCRMSYQDPSQLSCLPYLEHVGHNHTYNMAPSALDSADLPPPSALKKGSKEKQADFLDKQMSRDEHRARAMKIPFTNDKIINLPVEEFNELLSKYQLSEAQLSLIRDIRRRGKNKMAAQNCRKRKLDTILNLERDVEDLQRDKARLLREKVEFLRSLRQMKQKVQSLYQEVFGRLRDENGRPYSPSQYALQYAGDGSVLLIPRTLADQQARRQERKPKDRRK